From Halomicrobium salinisoli, the proteins below share one genomic window:
- a CDS encoding SprT-like domain-containing protein, which produces MDEPPAFDDIADHEELIAWSRSYARDARREWGLDVRFDLVEWEVSTRAKRRAAAVKRRVIDGATVGEPMDWEATPGADGRPPECTVSLTWAAFEAFDSAEWASTLRHELVHVEQFQHYGTTGHGAAFRERAEELDTEVHCRTFADPKWTFRCTDCGAVTAHRYRECKLVREYERYRSNCCEAPIERASHAGGDGAAAVDDAADGAAADD; this is translated from the coding sequence ATGGACGAGCCGCCGGCGTTCGACGACATCGCGGACCACGAGGAGCTGATCGCGTGGTCCCGCTCGTACGCCCGCGACGCGAGGCGGGAGTGGGGGCTCGACGTTCGCTTCGACCTCGTCGAGTGGGAGGTCTCCACGCGCGCCAAGCGCCGCGCCGCGGCGGTCAAGCGCCGCGTGATCGACGGCGCGACCGTGGGCGAGCCGATGGACTGGGAGGCGACGCCGGGCGCCGACGGCCGGCCGCCGGAGTGCACCGTGTCGCTCACCTGGGCCGCCTTCGAGGCGTTCGACAGCGCGGAGTGGGCCTCGACGCTCAGACACGAACTGGTCCACGTCGAGCAGTTCCAGCACTACGGGACCACCGGCCACGGCGCCGCCTTCCGCGAGCGGGCCGAGGAACTCGACACCGAGGTCCACTGCCGCACCTTCGCCGATCCGAAGTGGACGTTCCGGTGTACCGACTGCGGCGCGGTGACCGCCCACCGGTACCGCGAGTGCAAGCTCGTCCGCGAGTACGAGCGGTACCGCTCGAACTGCTGCGAGGCGCCCATCGAGCGGGCGTCGCACGCCGGCGGCGACGGCGCGGCCGCGGTCGACGACGCCGCTGACGGGGCGGCGGCCGACGACTGA
- a CDS encoding deoxyhypusine synthase, with product MSDDRETFDHDPVGHSEVRAGMTVGELAAEYGDAGIGAATVHEAVDVTAELFRDDVTTFLGLAGAMVPTGMRRIVSDLIRDGHVDALVTTGANLTHDSIEAIGGKHHHGETHAEGKTEREHDEQLRDEGVDRIYNVYLPQEHFALFESHLRDEVFPVLAEESDDGGVSIQRLTEELGRANSEVNEREDVDEDPGVAAAAYENDVPIYCPAVQDSVLGLQSWMYSQTSDFTLDALADMTQITDIAYEADEAGALVVGGGVPKNYVLQTMLVSPDAYDYAVQLTMDPPQTGGLSGATLEEARSWGKLETDARNVSVYADATITFPLVVAAARDRVE from the coding sequence ATGAGCGACGACCGCGAGACGTTCGACCACGACCCCGTCGGCCACAGCGAGGTCCGGGCGGGGATGACGGTCGGCGAACTGGCCGCCGAGTACGGCGACGCAGGCATCGGCGCGGCCACCGTCCACGAGGCGGTCGACGTCACCGCCGAGCTGTTCCGCGACGACGTGACCACCTTCCTCGGGCTGGCCGGTGCGATGGTCCCGACGGGCATGCGCCGCATCGTCAGCGACCTGATCCGGGACGGCCACGTCGACGCGCTGGTGACGACCGGCGCGAACCTCACCCACGACAGCATCGAGGCCATCGGTGGCAAGCACCACCACGGGGAAACACACGCCGAAGGCAAGACCGAACGCGAGCACGACGAGCAGCTGCGCGACGAGGGCGTGGACCGCATCTACAACGTCTACCTGCCCCAGGAGCACTTCGCGCTGTTCGAGTCCCACCTCCGCGACGAGGTGTTCCCCGTCCTCGCCGAGGAGTCGGACGACGGCGGCGTCTCCATCCAGCGGCTGACCGAGGAGCTGGGCCGGGCGAACTCGGAGGTCAACGAGCGCGAGGACGTCGACGAGGACCCCGGCGTCGCCGCCGCGGCCTACGAGAACGACGTCCCGATCTACTGCCCCGCCGTCCAGGACTCGGTGCTGGGCCTGCAGTCGTGGATGTACTCCCAGACCAGCGACTTCACGCTGGACGCGCTGGCGGACATGACCCAGATCACGGACATCGCCTACGAGGCCGACGAGGCCGGCGCGCTGGTCGTCGGCGGCGGCGTCCCGAAGAACTACGTCCTCCAGACGATGCTGGTCTCGCCGGACGCCTACGACTACGCCGTCCAGCTGACGATGGACCCGCCCCAGACCGGCGGGCTCTCGGGCGCGACGCTCGAGGAGGCCCGCTCGTGGGGGAAACTGGAGACGGACGCGCGGAACGTCTCCGTCTACGCCGACGCCACCATCACGTTCCCGCTCGTGGTCGCGGCGGCGCGCGACCGCGTCGAGTAG